The Planktothrix agardhii NIES-204 genomic interval ACGCCAATGGGCGACTAAGGTTTGAGCATGAACCCGCCGAGGCTGTTGGGGGGTAATCATCTGAGCTTGATCAATCGCCAATTGTAAGGCTAAAGGGTGTTCAATATTTGCCACCGCCGTTGCCAATTGTAAACTGATTAGATCTTGGATTTGTCCTGAGACTTCTGTGGAAGTAACTTTTGCTTCTTCGTAGGGAAGCTGATTATTCCCCATTTTATCCAGAGTCGCTTGTCCTTCCCAGAGAATCGCCATTTGTTGCCAAATAGATTTGCTACTGGCTTGATTCCAACTGAGGGCTTTCACTTCCGCCATTAAAATTAAATTTTGCGCTTCTGAATATAAAGGAGAATAGTTAGGAACTAAACCCGCAATTTTTGTTAAACCCTCTATATTTTTTTCCTTTAATTGTTTAGTGGCTAAATCAAGTAAAGATCGACTCCAATTTTTAATTTCTTTAATTGCGCCCGCTTGAATATAAAGTTTTTGATCAATTTGATTAGCTAAGGCGATCGCTTCGGCTAACTTTTCCGGGGTATTTTCCTTCGCCAACTCCCTAGCTTCATTCAGACGTTGATTCCCTTGACGCTCTAAGCTCAAACGATCCATGACTTCATTAAACCGTTTTTCACTCCAATGACTATTATTTAATTTGGATAAAGCCTGGGCATATTCAAAGGCTTTACTCCAATCTAATGCCTTCATTGCTTCTTGGGCTTTGTCATAAATTTTTTGCCCCTGACCCCAATTATTTTTCCATCCCTCAATAGCGACGGCCACCGATTCATAAGCGGGGGTATTTTTCGGTACAATATTAACAATGGCTATGGCATCCTCTAAATTTCCGGTTTCAATCTTCTTCTCTGCAATTGTAATTAAAGTCTGTGACCACTCTTGCATTTTTTTCTGCGCCAGTCCCTGGAGAGGATGGTCAGCCGGCCAACTAGCAACCAGGGCAAAGGCTTGACGTAAGGGTTCAATTTTGCCCGACTTTGTAGCCATATCAGCACAATACAAATGTTCGCTATCGGGAGATAGGGAGGAAATATCCTCACAGTTTGGCACGGGTGGCATTGTCAATAACCACAACAACGCCCCTGTCCCCATCGTCCCAAACCCCAGCAAGACAATCAGCCAGAGAAATGGCCAACCCCAAAACCAAGCCGGAAGTTTCAACGGGATTTTTTTCTGGGTCTTGGCGGTTTCCTCTACCGGGGTTTCTAAAGCATTTTCCGATAGGATAGGACTCGAAACTTCCTCATTGGTTTCTGATGGAGAGACATGGGTTTTGTCAAACTGTGGCATTGTCATGACTTCGCCTTACTTCGGTACGATCTTTCAAAGTTGCCTTATTGACATCCTCACCGCCCTAAAAGCGCGACGATTCCTAAATCTCACGATTTAGGTTTGGTGCTTTTTTGCAACTGCCTCCACATTCTAATACAAAGCCTAACTACGAAGTTAAAGATTTTAGACCTAATTTTTCGATAATGGTGGGAAGCTTTGACATATCCCTGAGTAGTTGTGGTGCTGGTGTTCAAAACTCTGTTTGTCCAGTAGCTTAGACTAAAGCGATTATCAAACAGTTAGTGACATTACGGCAAGGAACGGTTAAAGCTGAAAATGAAGGTTAGGGAAAAGGATCTATTTTTACTATTAATTTTCCCTTGCAAAAATCTTCCTATTTAACCTCTTTTAATTCAATTAATTAGGAATTTTAATCATGAAACGCTTAGAACAATATACCACTAAACGCCCTCAAGAAGTTTTAATTGTTAAAATTGAAATTGATGGCGAATTTGATGAAATTGCGATTTTTAAAGGATTTTCTAGTTCGTTAATGCGTCCCACAGCTTTTGATCCTGATATTCCTGTTATTCCCAATACGGCTAAAATCCTTGAAATTGATCGTCTATCTAGTCCTTATAATCCCACCGAACCCCATTATATTCAGCAGGGATTAACCTGGGAAATGATGCAGGAATTATTAACAGAATTGGGGCTATAACAAAAACTAAATCGGTCGGTTAGAAACTGGGGTGGGGGTCAGAAGCCCGGTTTCTTTAATTTATTGATCCGAACAGAACCAATTACGGCTATAATTAAATTAGCATTGTCATCTATCCCTAGGCTTAAACATGAGTAAATGCCTTAACCCCGATTGTTTACAAACCAACTCTAAAACAGTCTTTTGTCAAAAGTGTGGTTCTAAATTACTGTTAACAGATCGATATCGGGCTTTAGAAATATTAGGACAAGGGGGATTTGGTCGAACGTTTCTAGCGGTTGATGAGCATAAACCTTCTCAACCCTATTGTGTAATTAAACAATTTTTACCCCAAGCTCAAGGTACGAATAATCAAGAAAAAGCGGGAGAACTTTTTAAACAAGAAGCGATACAATTAGAACATTTAGGCAAACATCAACAAATTCCTGAATTATTCGCCTATTTAATCCAAGATAACCGTCAATATCTCGTTCAAGAATATATTGAAGGGCAAAATTTAGCTCAAGAATTAGCTAAAACTGGGGCATTTTCAGAAGCTAAAATTATTAATTTGTTAGAGGATTTATTACCTATTTTAGCGTTTATTCATCAAAAAAAGGTAATTCATCGAGATATTAAGCCGGAAAATATTATTAGAAACAAGAGCGATAATAAATTATTTTTAGTGGATTTTGGAGCAGCTAAAGCAGCTACTATAACGGCATTAGCGGTCACGGGAACAGTTATTGGTTCAGCCCAATATACTGCACCCGAACAAGCGATGGGAAAACCGACTTTTGCCAGTGATTTATATAGTTTAGGGGTAACTTGTATTCATTTATTAACTAATATTGAACCGTTTAATTTATTTGATAGTGGTGAATGTGATTGGGTTTGGCGAAATTATTTAAAGGTTAAAGTAAATAATACTTTGGGTCAAGTCTTAGATAAACTCTTACAACAGGGAACAAAAAAACGTTTTCAAACGGCTCAAGAAGTGTTAGATGCTTTACAATTAACCCAGAAACCGATATCACCACCAAAACTAAAATTTACACCGCCACCAACACCACAACCAACACCACAACCGACACCACAACCGACACCGCCACCAACAGTTAAACCAACACCCCAATTTTTTACACCTAAACCAACAGTAAAACCAACACCCCAACCGGATATAGAATTAAAGTCAGCTAAAGGCGTTAATTATGATCAATTAGAACAACTTTTGAAAGCCACAAACTGGAAAGAAGCTGACGAAGAAACGGCTAATAAAATGTTAGAAGTCGCCGGGAGAACAAAGGAAGGATGGTTAAGGGAAGAAGATATTGATAATTTTCCCTGTGAGGATTTACAAACTATTGACCAACTTTGGGTAAAATATAGCAATGGGCGCTTCGGCTTTTCGGTACAGAAGCGCATCTATCAAAGTCTGAGAGGAACCCGGAGTTATGATAGTAAAGTCTGGGAAGCGTTTGGTGATCAGGTGGGTTGGCGTGTTCGAGGTAGCTGGTTGTATTATAATAATCTAAAATTCAATCAGACAGCACCAAAAGGCCACCTTCCAAGGTTTGGGGGGAGATGGGTACATGTGGTTGTGTGTGGGATTTGGGTGGTCTCCTCTCCTCTCGTGTCGAGACTCATAGACTGTAACATATAAAGCTTTTAACCCGACAGCGTAGGGGCGGGTTCGCCGGGATTTTTGTTAATAATAATTAACCTAAATAAACCCGCCCAACCCCACAATAAGAATCAATATAAACCTGGTTTTATTAACGTTAAATTTTGGTGGGGTGGGGGCGGGTTTATCAAGATTATTTGTCAGATTTGAAAGATTTTGTCGAACTTGCCCCTACGGGTTTTAAAGTTGTTCGCAAATTATTAAGTGATCGGAGGTTTGATAAATGAAAAATGATATTTTTGATCGGTTTCTTGGTTTCTTACAAAATTTAGATCAACAAGAAATTAGCTATTCTCTAGCTCATCATCGGGATGAGGCGATTATGGTGAGTGTTGCGCTTCCTGGGGAGCGTTGGGAAGTTGAATTTTTGAATGATGGATCTGTCGAGATTGAAAGATTTATTAGTCAAGGCGAAATATCGGGAGAAGAAGCTTTAAACGAATTATTTTCTCGATATTCAGATCCAGAGGATGTTTCTATTGAGACTAATTCAAATCCTAACTTGGTATCTATGTTCTTAATTCCCAATAATGTCCAATAATTCCCAATTGACCGATGAACAAATCTATCAACAACCTCTACGACTTACTCGAAAAAATTAAACAAAAACCAGGAATGTATATTGGAAGTCCTAATATTAATAATTTATTGATGTTTTTGTGTGGTCATCAATACGCCTGTGAAGCGATGGAACTTCCTGAAAGCGAACAAGAAATGGAATTTACACAATTTCAGCCTTGGTTACAAGCTAAATTTGGAGTCAATACTTCCGCATCTTGGGCTAGAATTATTTTATTGTATTCTAGTGATGAAATCGACGCTTTTAAAAATTTCTTTGATTTATTAGCCGAGTTTAGAAATCAACAAAAAAATTCTGCAACTTTAAAAGAAGAATCATTATCTGTCCTGTAAAAAACGCATACTCATCTTTATACAATTTAGAAAAATTGCTATAAAAGTGTGGAGGAGACGCTTTTAAAAAGGTTTTTTGACCATACCTGGCACGGCTCGGAAACCGGGTTTCTTAATTGAGCTTTCTGTTACAGAAACCCGGTTTCTTGGGGGTCAATATTCGATAACACCGCCAGCCGCTTGTAACCGCGCTCTGGCTCTTTTAATAGCTTTTGTCGCTTTAATTTTGGCTTTTTTAGAATCACCCGTTTCAGCCACTTCTAAATCAGCTTGAGCCTTGGTATAGGCGGTACGGGCAACTTCTAAATTAATAGTATCACCCCGTTCTGCACCATTCACCAAGATGGTGACTTCATTGGCTTCCACTTCAGCAAACCCACCCATTAAGGCAATAGGAGTCCATTTATTTTTAGACCGAACCCGCAGCACCCCGGTATCTAAAGCTGTCAATAGGGGAGCGTGACCCGTCAGAATACCTACTTGGCCGGTTGTACTCGGAAGAATCACCTCATCAGCATTTTCATCCCAGACCGTCCGATCTGGAGCGATTACACGCACAGTTAATGTCATTTGTCAAGAGGTAATAAAATATTATCGAGATCAAAAATTATTGTTGTTGGGCTTTGGTAAGAGGGCTAAAGCCCAACAACGGGTGAAACTTAGCCTTTGAGTTTTTCGGCTTTAGCAATCACTTGGTCAATGTCGCCCACCATGTAAAAAGCTTGTTCTGGCAGGTCATCGAGTTCTCCAGCCATAATCATATTGAACCCTTTAATGGTTTTTTCCAGGGTGACATATTGACCCGGAGAACCTGTGAACACTTCCGCCACGAAGAAAGGCTGAGATAGGAATTTCTCAATTTTCCGAGCGCGAGCCACAGTCATCCGATCTTCTTCAGACAATTCATCTAAACCTAAAATGGCGATGATGTCTTGTAATTCTTTATACCGTTGCAGGGTGGATTGCACAGCCCGGGCGGTGTTATAGTGTTCGCTACCGACAATCGACGGCTGTAACATCGTCGAAGTGGAATCCAGGGGATCAACCGCAGGATAGATACCTTTAGAAGCCAAACCCCGTGATAATACGGTGGTCGCATCTAAGTGAGCAAAGGTGGTGGCTGGAGCAGGGTCAGTTAAGTCATCCGCAGGCACATACACCGCTTGAATCGAAGTAATAGAGCCTTCTTTAGTAGAAGTAATCCGTTCTTGCAATTCACCCATTTCTGTCCCTAGGGTGGGCTGATATCCCACAGCAGAAGGCATCCGACCTAACAGAGCGGACACTTCCGAACCCGCTTGCACGAACCGGAAGATATTATCAATAAACAGGAGCACGTCTTGTTTGCTGATATCGCGGAAATATTCAGCCATCGTCAAAGCCGACAGACCCACCCGCATTCTAGCTCCGGGGGGTTCGTTCATCTGGCCATAAACCAGAGCCACTTTCGATTGAGTTAAGTCTTTGGTGTTGATAACCCCAGACTCGATCATTTCATTGTAAAGATCGTTCCCTTCCCGGGTACGTTCGCCCACACCGCCGAACACGGAAACTCCCCCGTGCGCCTTAGCGATGTTGTTAATCAGTTCCATAATAATAACGGTTTTGCCGACTCCGGCTCCACCGAACAGACCAATTTTACCGCCCCGACGATAGGGGGCTAACAGGTCTACCACTTTAATCCCCGTTTCAAACACAGAGGGTTTTGTTTCTAACTGAGTAAAAGCTGGGGCGGGACGGTGAATGGAAGAAGTTTCTTCGGTTTGCACCGGGCCTAAATTATCGACGGTTTCACCGATAACGTTAAAAATCCGTCCTAGGGTCGCTGGGCCAACGGGAACACTAATCGGAGCGCCCGTATCAACAACTTCCATCCCCCGGACTAAGCCATCGGTGGTACTCATGGATACGGAGCGAATTTGGCCGTCGCCTAGAAGTTGTTGGACTTCGCAAACAATAGAAATATCTTGACCAACTTCGTTTTTGCCACTAATTTTTACTGCATTGTAGATTTCCGGCAAGTGACCGCTCGGAAATTTGATATCTACAACCGGGCCAATGATTTGAGTGACGTGGCCTACATTTGTTTTTTCTGCGGTGCTGACCATGGGTTTGCTTATTGGTTAATACAAGTTGATTCCGAAATCGTCTCGGAAACGTTTAGAAGAATTTAATATTGCCATCTTTTAGGTTATCACTGATCAGTGATCACGTTTGAGCGATTTGATTCTATTGAAAATCCGATCCCAATAATTCTACAACCCGATTTAGTTGCACCGAATGGGAGGCTTTAAATAAAATCCGATCCCCGGGCTGGATCAAGGCTTTTAACTGTTGTACCATTTGAGCATGAGCATCGGAGGTCTGTACATCAACTATTGACACTAACGGAACACCGCCAGCCCCCTTTGCTAAGGCATTGGCGGCCTCAAACTCTGCCAAAATCAATAATCCGTCCAAATTCAGTTCCCGCACGGTGCGCCCCACTTGTTCATGGAATTCTAGCGATCGCTCTCCTAACTCTTTCATCGTCCCTAATACGGCAATATGGCGTTTCCCTGGGGTTTGGGCCAATAACCGCAAGGCTGCTAACATTGATTCCAACCCGGCATTATAGGTTTCATCGAGGATCACTAAATCTTCCCCCCACTGATAGCGTTTTGCCCGGCCATCGGGTAACTGTACCGCTATTGGTTGCTGAAAAGGCTTGTATGAGGTTTGCGCCCCATAAATTCCCCTAAATACGGCTAATGCGGCTAGGAAATTAGAGGCGTTATGCTCCCCAGGTAAGGGTAAGGGTAAATCTATTCCTTCGACTCGCAAGGTTTGGGCGTCGATTAATTCTCCTCGCAGATCTCCCTCTTTTAACCCATAGGTAATTGTATTACCTGACCAAACTTTAGCGGCGGTATTGATCAAACGTTCTTGATGATTTAATACTGCTAAACTGGTTTTTGGCATTTCTGCTAATAGTTCACATTTGGCTTGGGCGATCGCATCTTCTGAACCCAACAGTCCAATATGAGACGTTCCCACATTGGTAATTACCCCAATTGTCGGTCGAGCAGTTTGGGTTAATTCGGCAATTTGTCCGGCTCCACGCATAGCCATTTCTATTACGGCAAAATCATGATCGGATGTTAGTTGTAATAGGGTTTTAGGAACTCCAATTTCATTGTTATAATTGGCTTGACTTTTTAACACTTTGCCTTGAGTCCCTAATATGGCAGCAATTAATTCTTTAGTTGTGGTTTTCCCCACCGACCCTGTTACCCCGATAATCGGAATCTGAAATTGATCCCGCCACCATCGGGCAATCTGTTGATAGGCTTTTAAGGGGTTGGGAACCGGGAAAAGGGGCAAATTCGGGTGATTTTGGGCAAAATCCTTAGTGACAATCGCAGCAATGGCCCCCTGGTTAATCGCCTGTTCCACAAAGTTATGGCCATCAAAGTGTTCCCCCTGTAGCGCTAAAAACACCTCTCCAGGTTTAATACTGCGGGTATCGGTTGTGATCCCGATTACGGTTGTAGAATCCGTGGAATTACGGTAAAATGGGTAATTAATCGCTAAAATCTGGGCAATCTGACCGAGAGTGATGAGATTAGACATTCTCTGAACTCTTGAAAATTGATTATTATAGATTACTCAGATATGATATTCCAAAACATCGAGGGTTTTGTAGCGATTTAATTTTGTTTAGGTACTTATAGCAAGAGGCAACAGGTGAAATAATCTTGAAAATTTGCTTAATTATCCCAAAGTGACAGAAGAATGCTATAATTAAACTAAAAACTGCATTCCTTGGAGGAGACAATACAATTACTTCTAGGGTAACTCAAGTTTCACTTAACGACATAGCTATTACGGTTGTTACAGTTCAGGAAATTTTTAATGGATGGATTGTTAAAATTAATAAGCCTTCAGAATCTAAAAATTTAGTGAGACTGTACACTAAACTCTCGATAAATTTAGACTTCTTCAAAGCAGTAAGGATACTTAATTTTGATGAAAAGGCTTCCAAGATTTATGAAAAATTAATTAATGAAAATAGGGAACTTAACAGAAAATAGCTTCACAGCAAAGGGTTTCAAAAAGATTTGCGAATCGCTGCAATTACTCTTTCTGTGAATGGGGTTATGGTAACTGCTGATAAAAAAGATTTTTCCTTAATTCATGGTTTAGTTATTGAAGATTGGACAGATCCCTCAATTCTATTGACAAAAAGATGACTTTTAGATGAAAGAAAGTCCAGGTTTTAATCTATACGAGATTAAGGTGGGTAAAACCCACCCTTACATTAACATTAACTACTAGGAATCGTCACATCAATTGTGGTGACTTTTGATTGGTTATCTAAACTACTTAAAGCCGGATTAATTAACGCTTTATTTCCGACAACTAAGATGACTAACTTGTCGAAATTAAGATATTGTTTAGCGACTTGTTGAACATCTTCGATGGTTGTTGCTTGGACTTGACGTTGATAATCAAAGATAAAATCCTTGGGATAACCATAATATTCATACTGCATTAAACGGGATAAAGTTTGAGCCGGATCTTCAAACTTAAAGATAAAAGAATTTAAGGTAGATTCCTTTGCATAGGTTAATTCTTCCGACTTAATGGGTTCTTTTTTTAACCGTTCAATTTCATTTTTTAACCCTTGAATTAATGGAACTGTTGTTTCAGAACGAGTTTGTCCTCCAGCATTAAAAACCCCTGGATAATCATAACTTGCACCCCAATAGCCATAAACAGAATAGGCTAAACCTTGGCGCGATCGCAGATTATTAAATAACCGTCCACCGAACCCATTTAACACCCCATTCATAACCGCCAATTTGGGATAATTGGGATCATTTAATAACCCACCTAAATGACCCATTTCGACATAACTTTGATTGAGTTGTGGCTGATCAACAAAGAAAATACCGCCCAAATTAGCTTGAGAAACCGCAGGAAGGGGAGGAATAACCGCCTTTTGACTTGGTTTCCAATCTCCTAATTTTTGCTCAATTAAAGCCTTCATTTTTGCTCGATCAAAATCCCCTACAATTCCCAAAATCATAGTTTCAGGATGAAAATATTTTTCATAAAAATCAACCAAACTCTCGCGGCTGATATTTTTCAAGGTGGAATATTCTGTGATGCGGGCGTAGGGACTATCTACACCATAAATCAGCTTAACAAACTCCCGAGAAGCAATGTCTCCGGGGTTATCATTCCGACGCGCAATTCCGCCTTTTGCTTGAGTTTTTGCTAAGTCTAATTGATCTTGAGGAAACAGAGGATTACGAATGACATCCGTAAACAATCCAAACACTAAGTCTAAATCTTCTGTTAATCCTGAAAATCCAACACTACCAGAAGTTGTAGAAATCCCGACTTCAACGGCGGCGGCTTTTTGTTCTAATAATTGATTCAATTCATCGGCGGAATGTTGACGAGTTCCTCCATCCCGCATCACCTCGGCGGTAATACTTGCTAAACCAACTTTATCCGCAGGTTCAAATCGATCTCCGGTGCGAAATAACGCACTTCCTCCTACTAAGGGAAGTTCATGATCTTCGACTAAATAAACTATGATTCCATTGTCTAATTGATAGCGTTCATAATCAGGAAGTTCAATGGTGGGTAAGGGAGGAAAAGTTAAATCGGTGTAATGTTTGGGCGTGGAAGCGATCGCCGGAATATGGCTAAACGCGGTAAAAAAGAAGGTCGTTAGCAACAATCCAATCCAAAAAAGTATGGATTTTTTCAAGTTTAGGGTTTTCAAAGTTAACATAGTGAATCGAAAGGTTAATCAGAATAGAATGAGTCAGGATAAAACTAGGTGAATTTAAAGTTTATTCGTCGGATAATAGGCGGCCAATGGTGCGTTTTTGCGGAAGAAATACCTCTTGAGCCACCCGTTGAATATCTTGGGGAGTAATGGCATCAATTTTTTCTAATTCCTCAAATAAGTTTATCCAAGATCCGGTTTTGACTTCATATCCAACTAAAGCAAATGCCATGCCCATATTAGAATCTAAGGATCTTAATAAACTAGCTTTAGCTTGAGTTTTCACCCGATCTAATTCGGTTTCAGACACCAATTCTGTTTTCAGTCGTTCAATTTCTTTGCGTAGGGATACCGCCACTTCATCCACGGTATGACCGGGTGCTGGCATAGCATAAAATAACATTAAATTGGCGTATTTATTACCAGGATATCCACTTGATCCTTGAGCAGTTAAAGCAATTTGTTGTTCTTCAACTAAGGATTTATACAAACGAGAAGTTCTACCATCACTCAGAAGACTAGAAATCATATCATAAATCACAGAATCAGGATGATTTGCCGCCGGACTGGGATAACCTTCTAAATACCAAGGTTGAGTTTTTAAGGTTAAAGTCACTTCCCT includes:
- a CDS encoding serine/threonine protein kinase, which codes for MSKCLNPDCLQTNSKTVFCQKCGSKLLLTDRYRALEILGQGGFGRTFLAVDEHKPSQPYCVIKQFLPQAQGTNNQEKAGELFKQEAIQLEHLGKHQQIPELFAYLIQDNRQYLVQEYIEGQNLAQELAKTGAFSEAKIINLLEDLLPILAFIHQKKVIHRDIKPENIIRNKSDNKLFLVDFGAAKAATITALAVTGTVIGSAQYTAPEQAMGKPTFASDLYSLGVTCIHLLTNIEPFNLFDSGECDWVWRNYLKVKVNNTLGQVLDKLLQQGTKKRFQTAQEVLDALQLTQKPISPPKLKFTPPPTPQPTPQPTPQPTPPPTVKPTPQFFTPKPTVKPTPQPDIELKSAKGVNYDQLEQLLKATNWKEADEETANKMLEVAGRTKEGWLREEDIDNFPCEDLQTIDQLWVKYSNGRFGFSVQKRIYQSLRGTRSYDSKVWEAFGDQVGWRVRGSWLYYNNLKFNQTAPKGHLPRFGGRWVHVVVCGIWVVSSPLVSRLIDCNI
- a CDS encoding ATP synthase epsilon chain, encoding MTLTVRVIAPDRTVWDENADEVILPSTTGQVGILTGHAPLLTALDTGVLRVRSKNKWTPIALMGGFAEVEANEVTILVNGAERGDTINLEVARTAYTKAQADLEVAETGDSKKAKIKATKAIKRARARLQAAGGVIEY
- the atpB gene encoding ATP synthase beta chain, translated to MVSTAEKTNVGHVTQIIGPVVDIKFPSGHLPEIYNAVKISGKNEVGQDISIVCEVQQLLGDGQIRSVSMSTTDGLVRGMEVVDTGAPISVPVGPATLGRIFNVIGETVDNLGPVQTEETSSIHRPAPAFTQLETKPSVFETGIKVVDLLAPYRRGGKIGLFGGAGVGKTVIIMELINNIAKAHGGVSVFGGVGERTREGNDLYNEMIESGVINTKDLTQSKVALVYGQMNEPPGARMRVGLSALTMAEYFRDISKQDVLLFIDNIFRFVQAGSEVSALLGRMPSAVGYQPTLGTEMGELQERITSTKEGSITSIQAVYVPADDLTDPAPATTFAHLDATTVLSRGLASKGIYPAVDPLDSTSTMLQPSIVGSEHYNTARAVQSTLQRYKELQDIIAILGLDELSEEDRMTVARARKIEKFLSQPFFVAEVFTGSPGQYVTLEKTIKGFNMIMAGELDDLPEQAFYMVGDIDQVIAKAEKLKG
- the murF gene encoding UDP-N-acetylmuramoylalanyl-D-glutamyl-2, 6-diaminopimelate--D-alanyl-D-alanine ligase → MSNLITLGQIAQILAINYPFYRNSTDSTTVIGITTDTRSIKPGEVFLALQGEHFDGHNFVEQAINQGAIAAIVTKDFAQNHPNLPLFPVPNPLKAYQQIARWWRDQFQIPIIGVTGSVGKTTTKELIAAILGTQGKVLKSQANYNNEIGVPKTLLQLTSDHDFAVIEMAMRGAGQIAELTQTARPTIGVITNVGTSHIGLLGSEDAIAQAKCELLAEMPKTSLAVLNHQERLINTAAKVWSGNTITYGLKEGDLRGELIDAQTLRVEGIDLPLPLPGEHNASNFLAALAVFRGIYGAQTSYKPFQQPIAVQLPDGRAKRYQWGEDLVILDETYNAGLESMLAALRLLAQTPGKRHIAVLGTMKELGERSLEFHEQVGRTVRELNLDGLLILAEFEAANALAKGAGGVPLVSIVDVQTSDAHAQMVQQLKALIQPGDRILFKASHSVQLNRVVELLGSDFQ
- a CDS encoding peptidase, M16 family, with the translated sequence MLTLKTLNLKKSILFWIGLLLTTFFFTAFSHIPAIASTPKHYTDLTFPPLPTIELPDYERYQLDNGIIVYLVEDHELPLVGGSALFRTGDRFEPADKVGLASITAEVMRDGGTRQHSADELNQLLEQKAAAVEVGISTTSGSVGFSGLTEDLDLVFGLFTDVIRNPLFPQDQLDLAKTQAKGGIARRNDNPGDIASREFVKLIYGVDSPYARITEYSTLKNISRESLVDFYEKYFHPETMILGIVGDFDRAKMKALIEQKLGDWKPSQKAVIPPLPAVSQANLGGIFFVDQPQLNQSYVEMGHLGGLLNDPNYPKLAVMNGVLNGFGGRLFNNLRSRQGLAYSVYGYWGASYDYPGVFNAGGQTRSETTVPLIQGLKNEIERLKKEPIKSEELTYAKESTLNSFIFKFEDPAQTLSRLMQYEYYGYPKDFIFDYQRQVQATTIEDVQQVAKQYLNFDKLVILVVGNKALINPALSSLDNQSKVTTIDVTIPSS